A stretch of DNA from Nitrospira sp.:
TCGTCGGCACTCCAAGTTGTTTAAAGAGCTGATCTGCTTCCCCCTTGGCGTCGAAGTGCGGCACCTTATACTTACCCATCAATGTCGGCATCCGGTTATCGGAGAGCGGAACCCATCGACGCGTATCTTCGAGCGTCGACCAGATCACATGCCGCACCCCCGCTGCCTTGGCGGCCTTGGCCATGGCTTCAGCCTCGGCGTACTCCTTTTCGGGAGACAAATGCGCCCAGAAAAACGTGACGCAAAACGCACCGGTGGCACCCGCAAAGGCGCGCTTCAGACTGTCCACGTCATGTACATCGGCGGCCACCACTTCCGCGCCGAGCCGGGCAAGTTCTTTGGCCTTGTCCGAATGGACGTCTCTGGTCAGCGCGCGTACCGCCACACCGCTGGCTGGATCGGCCAATAGCGCCCGCACCAATCCACCACCTTGCATGCCGGTCGCCCCGACCACCGCAATCACCTGCTTCTCTCCCATGTTGTCTTCTCCTTTGCATCGCTCGTCGTTGCGAGACCGGCGCATGTTCCCGCACCGTTTCTGTCAACCAACGAGGCAGTCGTCCGTTTCACTCTCTATGAGCCGGAACTGGTCTTCACCGGCATCGCCATGATAGGCTATCAATAGCTAGCCAGGGAGGAGCGTCATGGTACGTCTTACGACTCACCGATTGGAATCCCCTCGGCAATGGTTGACCTCTCTCGCAATAGGATGCGGCGTCCTGTTGTGTGCACTTCCGGTGTTTGCTGCGGAAACGTCCGGCCCTTGGGAATGCTCCAACTACACGGGTGACGCGCACACGCGATGCCTGCAGGCCTTCATTGAAATCCAGCGGGAAAAAATCTCGAAACTGGAGGCGGAAGTCCAGCTCCAGCAAAGCACCGTCGGCCAGTTGAAAGACCAAACCGAACGGCAAAACGCCATGACGGCTGAGTTGCAGCGGCAGATGGCTCAACAATCGTCCGCTCCCTCGACCTATGCCTACGTGTCCCCCGGGATTGCTCCGGGATTGTTGTACGGATACCCGTCCGTCGGATTCGGCCTGTACCTGGGACGTCCGTGGATCTATGGTTCGCCGTTCTATGCGCGCCCTTATGCCTGGGGCCCACGTTTTTATCGTCCCTATTATGGACGATGGCATCGGCACTGGTAACACCCCGTCCTCTACAGCCACGCCCTTACCTCATTTCCGCACCAAGTCTAATGACGCCAGGCAGGACTGTATGCTAAACCATACAGTCCCCATTCCCATCTCACGAGCAATCATCACGGGGACCCGTGTTTGGCTATGCATCACAGCACCGGCGTCGTCTGCGTCATTTTGCTCCTCACCTTCGCATGCCTGTCTC
This window harbors:
- a CDS encoding NmrA/HSCARG family protein, producing MGEKQVIAVVGATGMQGGGLVRALLADPASGVAVRALTRDVHSDKAKELARLGAEVVAADVHDVDSLKRAFAGATGAFCVTFFWAHLSPEKEYAEAEAMAKAAKAAGVRHVIWSTLEDTRRWVPLSDNRMPTLMGKYKVPHFDAKGEADQLFKQLGVPTTFLLTSFYWDNLIHFGMGPKPGPDGTLVFTLPMGEARLPGIAADDIGKCALGIFRKREAYLGKTVGIAGEHLTGSQMAAGLSKVLGREVRYHAVPPEVYRNFGFPGADDLANMFQFKRDFNAVFCAAREPAIARALNAGLQTFAQWLDANATRIPVT